From Echinicola soli, a single genomic window includes:
- a CDS encoding TonB-dependent receptor: MKQLTTIILLLLATHSHAQRTGEISGTVMNAVQASVYASIQVVGTDLGSSTAADGSYKIDNVPAGATTIKVKLLGYQTAQKTVIVVAGQSIKVDFQLKEDNLNLNEVVISATRYELDRKEAPVVVNVLSPKLFNAIQSVSLSEGLNYQPGVRVETNCQNCGFTQVRLNGLEGAYSQILINSRSVFSSLNSVYGLDQIPTNIIERVEIVRGGGSALFGSNAIGGTINIITKEPVENTWQIGSNFSLIDGTTSDNSLNFNGSLTSEDLGSGVTFHGLYRQRGSYDANGDGFTEITHLENNTFGMKAFLKPGEHSKISLDFSAIKEYRRGGDHLDIPPHFTDITEELTHNTIIGGLTYELYSKDHKNHFSTYMSGQKTIRDSYYGGLGGGRTTADSTLAANAYGKTNDVSLVAGSQFSRNFTNNDVVIFGAEYQLSDVEDEIKGYQRLIDQSVNTIGVYGQYEWRPNDRLTALMGGRFDHTMVDGHYELSSISRSTNVSTGVFSPRANILYDIREYLQFRIGYARGFRAPQAFNEDLHISSVGGEPTFVILSDDLKTELSDAFTTSLNFTKTIGDLQFSFLAEGFYTVLKRPFTTVSTGATLPNGSILEEVRNGTGALVRGGNFELNLSPSSKVTVQTGGTLQQSTYNEPQVLFEPEGENENEPTVTTDEFLRSPNAYGYLSTNFALTEHLGLDLTGAYTGSMIVPHVVSESGFIDLIDSQQFFDANIKLAYHFDLISGFHMELSAGVQNVFNSYQNDFDTGALRDSNYIYGPSRPRTLFFGVKIGDFH, encoded by the coding sequence ATGAAACAATTAACAACGATCATATTGCTTTTACTGGCTACCCACAGTCATGCCCAAAGGACCGGAGAGATTTCCGGAACGGTTATGAACGCTGTACAGGCATCGGTCTATGCTTCCATTCAAGTAGTGGGCACTGACCTTGGCTCATCCACTGCAGCAGACGGATCATACAAAATCGATAACGTTCCAGCTGGCGCCACCACCATAAAAGTAAAACTTTTGGGCTATCAAACCGCCCAAAAAACCGTCATCGTAGTCGCAGGACAAAGTATAAAAGTAGATTTTCAACTAAAAGAGGATAACTTAAACCTCAATGAAGTGGTCATCAGTGCCACCCGTTATGAACTGGACCGAAAGGAAGCTCCAGTTGTGGTCAATGTCCTTAGTCCCAAACTGTTTAATGCCATCCAGTCCGTATCCTTGTCTGAAGGTTTAAATTATCAGCCTGGGGTCCGGGTAGAAACCAATTGCCAGAACTGTGGCTTTACCCAGGTCAGACTGAATGGTTTAGAAGGTGCCTATTCCCAGATCTTGATCAATAGCCGCTCGGTGTTCAGTTCGTTAAACAGTGTTTATGGCCTTGACCAAATCCCCACCAATATCATCGAACGCGTGGAAATCGTGCGGGGTGGCGGATCTGCCCTTTTTGGTTCCAATGCCATAGGCGGTACCATTAACATTATCACCAAAGAACCCGTAGAAAATACTTGGCAAATCGGATCCAACTTTTCCCTTATCGATGGTACTACTTCGGACAATTCCCTCAATTTCAATGGATCTCTCACCAGTGAAGACCTTGGCTCAGGAGTTACCTTTCACGGCCTATACCGCCAGCGCGGCAGCTACGATGCCAATGGAGACGGTTTCACCGAAATCACGCATTTAGAAAACAACACTTTTGGCATGAAAGCGTTCTTGAAACCAGGTGAACACAGCAAGATAAGTTTGGACTTCAGTGCCATCAAAGAGTACCGCCGAGGTGGAGACCACTTAGATATCCCTCCGCATTTTACCGACATTACCGAAGAGCTTACCCACAATACCATCATTGGTGGATTGACCTATGAGCTGTACAGCAAAGACCACAAAAATCATTTCTCCACCTATATGTCTGGTCAAAAAACAATCAGGGACAGTTATTATGGCGGCTTAGGAGGAGGGCGAACCACTGCTGACAGCACATTGGCTGCCAATGCATATGGTAAAACCAATGACGTATCGCTGGTGGCCGGAAGCCAATTTTCCAGAAATTTCACCAATAACGACGTCGTTATTTTTGGAGCTGAATATCAGTTAAGCGATGTGGAAGACGAGATCAAAGGCTACCAGCGCCTTATTGACCAATCTGTCAATACCATTGGGGTTTATGGCCAGTATGAATGGCGCCCTAATGACAGGCTCACTGCGCTAATGGGAGGTAGATTTGACCATACCATGGTCGATGGCCACTACGAGCTGTCTTCCATCTCCCGCTCTACCAATGTGTCAACGGGCGTATTCAGCCCACGTGCCAATATCCTTTATGATATAAGAGAATATCTTCAATTCCGGATTGGCTACGCTCGTGGATTCCGGGCTCCACAGGCCTTTAATGAAGACCTTCATATCTCCTCTGTTGGTGGGGAGCCTACCTTTGTGATTCTTTCGGATGACCTGAAAACAGAACTCTCCGATGCATTTACCACTTCCCTAAATTTCACCAAAACCATCGGTGACCTGCAATTTAGCTTCTTGGCAGAAGGTTTTTATACCGTGCTAAAACGGCCATTTACTACGGTCAGCACAGGGGCTACACTTCCTAACGGATCCATTCTGGAAGAAGTCAGAAATGGAACCGGTGCCTTGGTTCGAGGAGGGAATTTTGAACTGAATCTCTCTCCTTCCTCCAAGGTGACCGTACAAACGGGAGGAACCTTGCAGCAGTCGACATATAATGAGCCACAGGTCCTCTTCGAACCTGAAGGGGAAAACGAAAATGAACCAACCGTAACTACTGATGAGTTTCTTCGTTCCCCAAATGCTTACGGCTATCTCTCTACCAATTTCGCCTTGACCGAGCATTTGGGACTGGACCTGACCGGTGCTTATACCGGCTCCATGATAGTACCGCATGTAGTGAGCGAATCGGGTTTTATTGACTTGATAGACAGCCAACAGTTTTTTGATGCCAATATCAAGCTGGCTTACCACTTTGACCTCATCAGCGGTTTTCATATGGAGCTTTCGGCGGGTGTCCAAAATGTCTTTAATAGCTACCAGAATGATTTTGACACAGGTGCTTTGCGGGATTCCAATTATATTTATGGACCTTCCAGACCAAGAACGCTTTTCTTCGGTGTGAAAATTGGTGATTTCCATTGA
- a CDS encoding MbnP family protein produces the protein MKKIAIIVLTVWTLTACNDREETPSGMAVSFSFSHVLDGNPLELEGDAFTLPSGESFTPRKFKYYISNITFKNSISGSSYTVSDGYFLIDEAGKKKFSVEIPSDDYDALTFYVGIDKARNLSTDQVGDLDPSNDMAWNWNTGYKFLVLEGEWEYESDERHGLVVHIGSNDPESEQNFKAINFDLASAGQSLGSEAVVQLDFQAELNELFMDPNELILHELENTSIKGGKWAVNIANNYQEGFFTLQ, from the coding sequence ATGAAAAAAATAGCAATAATAGTATTGACGGTTTGGACTCTTACAGCCTGCAACGACCGAGAGGAAACACCTTCCGGCATGGCCGTAAGCTTTAGCTTTTCCCATGTACTGGATGGAAATCCACTTGAGCTGGAAGGCGACGCTTTCACGTTGCCTTCAGGGGAGAGCTTCACTCCGCGAAAATTTAAATATTATATCTCAAACATCACCTTCAAGAACAGCATCTCTGGCAGCAGTTATACCGTATCAGATGGCTACTTTCTTATCGACGAGGCAGGAAAGAAAAAATTCAGCGTGGAAATTCCTTCTGACGATTATGATGCGCTCACCTTTTATGTGGGGATCGACAAGGCACGAAACTTATCCACTGACCAAGTGGGCGACTTGGATCCGAGCAACGATATGGCCTGGAACTGGAACACCGGGTATAAATTTCTGGTGCTGGAAGGGGAATGGGAATATGAGTCTGATGAACGACATGGCCTGGTTGTACATATTGGCAGTAATGACCCTGAAAGCGAACAAAATTTCAAGGCCATCAATTTTGACCTCGCTTCAGCCGGGCAATCCTTGGGTTCTGAAGCAGTAGTCCAGCTTGACTTCCAAGCGGAACTGAACGAACTATTTATGGATCCCAACGAGCTTATTCTTCACGAGCTGGAAAACACCAGTATTAAGGGCGGAAAATGGGCCGTCAATATTGCCAATAATTATCAAGAAGGGTTCTTTACACTCCAGTAA
- a CDS encoding cytochrome-c peroxidase: MKKAITYRLLLPLCLKILLVGCLPDAADNQGKSPDYFSPVVSPSLLQEDFPQPARNPMSKQGVLLGKTLFYDHGLSANGKVNCASCHLPQLAFSDGVSLSDQGVSGKMLHRHSPALFNMTWHKGLFWDGGSTNLESLVFGPLTHPDEMGADLNEVIHYLRGNQDYSELFKAAFKTDTITSAFISRALAQFVRTLISQDSRYDQWQRKETDFNPQEISGYQLYQKHCNSCHQEGLFTDLQYHNNGLDATYPDPDELEELLLGRYRISFDDQDLGAYKTPSLRNIYLTAPYMHDGRFETLEEVLDHYENGIQRNGSLAPELENGINLTNQQREDLLAFLATLTDHTFINNKAYQK, from the coding sequence TTGAAAAAGGCAATTACATATCGACTGCTCCTCCCTCTATGCCTGAAAATACTGTTGGTAGGCTGTCTTCCGGACGCTGCGGATAATCAAGGGAAATCACCGGACTATTTCAGCCCTGTGGTTTCCCCCAGCCTTCTTCAGGAGGATTTTCCCCAACCAGCTAGAAACCCCATGAGCAAACAAGGGGTATTGCTGGGAAAGACCTTGTTTTATGATCATGGCTTGTCAGCCAATGGTAAAGTGAATTGCGCAAGCTGTCATTTGCCCCAATTGGCTTTCAGTGACGGAGTTAGTCTTAGTGATCAAGGGGTATCGGGTAAAATGCTCCACAGGCACTCTCCCGCCCTTTTCAACATGACCTGGCACAAAGGACTGTTTTGGGATGGGGGATCGACCAATTTGGAATCGCTGGTCTTTGGTCCGCTGACCCATCCAGATGAAATGGGGGCAGACTTAAATGAAGTCATCCATTATTTACGTGGTAACCAGGACTATTCCGAGCTGTTTAAGGCAGCTTTTAAGACGGATACCATCACCAGTGCATTCATCAGCCGGGCTTTGGCCCAATTTGTCAGAACGCTCATTTCCCAGGACAGTCGGTATGACCAATGGCAGAGGAAAGAAACGGATTTTAATCCACAAGAAATCAGCGGTTATCAACTGTACCAAAAGCACTGCAACAGCTGTCACCAGGAGGGCTTATTTACCGATCTTCAGTACCACAATAATGGCCTGGATGCGACATACCCCGATCCAGACGAACTGGAAGAGCTGTTGCTCGGCCGCTACCGGATTTCTTTTGACGACCAGGACTTAGGTGCCTATAAAACCCCTTCCCTGAGAAATATATACCTGACGGCTCCTTACATGCATGATGGGAGGTTCGAAACGCTGGAAGAGGTACTCGATCATTATGAAAACGGTATCCAACGTAATGGGAGCTTAGCTCCTGAACTGGAAAACGGGATCAATTTGACCAATCAGCAGCGAGAAGACCTATTGGCTTTCCTTGCGACCCTGACCGACCACACATTTATCAACAATAAAGCTTACCAAAAGTAA
- a CDS encoding cytochrome-c peroxidase: protein MRYPHLFYLGIIFVCGLQWACGNGEEEQPSPQNPSLSLQHPEYFPNDVPMPSDNPLTEKGVELGRMLFYEKQLSIDRTISCASCHQQEKAFTDGKKISTGIHDTPGDKNAMSLANLHWTSRFFWDGRAATLEEQALQPIEDHREMNLPLDQAVARLQADEQYPERFKVAFGTDQITEELIGKAIAQFMRTLVSGDSKFDRWIRSEVEFTEQEQLGMELFFTHPEPSLQIRGGNCGDCHLGFLTSGDRNNLLGFHNNGLDIDQDLEEGLAAVTGNSRDKGKFKAPTLRNIALTAPYMHDGRFGTLKEVLEHYDQHIQMNSTLDILIMEASNEDILSGKAIKLHLTDSEKEAIITFLHTLTDEKFINNPKFSDPFN from the coding sequence ATGCGATACCCGCACCTATTTTATTTGGGAATAATATTCGTATGTGGTTTGCAATGGGCATGTGGGAATGGAGAGGAAGAACAACCTTCTCCCCAAAACCCCAGCCTTTCGCTTCAGCATCCCGAGTACTTCCCCAATGACGTGCCCATGCCATCTGACAATCCCCTGACCGAAAAAGGCGTGGAACTTGGGCGCATGTTGTTCTATGAAAAACAACTGTCCATAGACAGGACAATCTCCTGTGCTTCTTGCCACCAGCAGGAAAAGGCATTCACAGATGGTAAAAAAATAAGCACCGGCATCCATGATACTCCGGGTGATAAAAATGCCATGTCCCTGGCTAACCTGCACTGGACTTCTCGTTTTTTTTGGGATGGAAGGGCCGCTACCTTGGAAGAACAGGCACTACAGCCAATCGAGGATCATCGGGAAATGAACCTGCCACTGGATCAGGCTGTAGCACGCCTTCAGGCCGATGAACAGTATCCTGAACGATTTAAGGTGGCATTTGGCACCGATCAAATTACCGAAGAGCTGATCGGAAAAGCCATTGCCCAATTCATGAGGACATTGGTTTCCGGCGATTCGAAATTTGACCGATGGATCAGGAGTGAAGTGGAGTTCACCGAACAGGAGCAGCTCGGAATGGAGTTGTTCTTCACCCATCCAGAGCCTTCCCTGCAGATTCGTGGCGGCAACTGCGGTGACTGTCACCTCGGTTTTCTGACCTCAGGAGACAGGAACAACCTATTGGGCTTTCACAACAATGGACTGGACATTGACCAAGACCTCGAAGAAGGCCTCGCCGCCGTGACAGGAAACTCCAGGGACAAAGGAAAATTCAAAGCACCAACACTCCGTAATATTGCTTTGACAGCTCCCTATATGCATGATGGGCGTTTTGGGACGCTGAAAGAGGTGCTGGAGCATTATGACCAACATATCCAAATGAACAGCACGCTGGATATCCTCATTATGGAAGCCAGCAATGAGGATATCCTATCAGGAAAAGCCATTAAGCTTCATTTAACAGATAGTGAAAAGGAGGCCATTATCACTTTTCTCCACACGTTAACAGACGAAAAATTTATTAACAATCCGAAATTTTCGGATCCATTTAACTAA
- a CDS encoding thioredoxin family protein — protein sequence MKTLLLRFIVMTGIFTCHHTTSSGQEKINWLTFEQLEDSLQKKPKKVFVDFYTDWCTYCKKMDKKVFTHPEVISVINSAYYAVKMDAESRDTIRFDGHLLVNHQATDKRPGIHDMALLLGSRNGEFIPPSLILLDEQFKVIDRKFEYLYSERLLKWLRQSP from the coding sequence ATGAAAACATTATTGCTCCGGTTTATTGTGATGACGGGTATATTTACCTGTCATCACACTACCTCTTCAGGACAAGAAAAGATCAACTGGTTAACTTTTGAGCAATTGGAAGATTCGCTTCAAAAAAAACCAAAAAAAGTATTTGTTGATTTTTACACCGACTGGTGTACCTATTGTAAAAAAATGGACAAAAAGGTATTCACCCATCCCGAGGTCATCTCCGTCATAAACTCGGCCTACTATGCGGTCAAGATGGATGCAGAAAGCAGGGATACTATTCGTTTTGATGGCCACCTCCTGGTCAATCACCAAGCTACCGATAAGCGACCTGGCATCCATGACATGGCCCTGTTACTTGGCAGTCGGAATGGGGAGTTCATCCCCCCTTCCCTCATCCTGCTGGACGAGCAGTTTAAGGTCATCGATCGGAAATTTGAGTACCTCTACAGTGAAAGGCTGTTAAAGTGGCTGCGACAA